One segment of Gemmatimonadota bacterium DNA contains the following:
- the serS gene encoding serine--tRNA ligase, translated as MLDINLIRKNPEYVIRALQKRMDDIDFTDLLVWDEKRRAHIAETGQLRAKRNSVSAQIPEIKKAGGDIAQIQTEMRDVSTRIKTIETELAEIEQNIHLFIESLPNIPADDVPPGDKENNRVVRTWGEKPAPDFDPQDHIELVTHLRLIDYERGVKMGGTGFWLYIGDGARLEWALLNYFIDSHIDDGYEFVLPPHILNEACGFTAGQFPKFADDVFHLKTGDDKVQFLLPTSETALINLYRDEIIPEQDLPKKFFSYTPCYRKEAGSYRAQERGMIRGHQFNKIEMFQFTRPEDSEDALEELIHKAEQLTRDLGLHHRVSMLAAKDVSASMAKTYDIEVWIPSMNEYKEVSSASNASDYQARRGSIRFKRTETGKNELVHTLNASGLATSRIIPAIVEQNQNSDGSVTIPEILRPYLGGKEIFEPVD; from the coding sequence ATGCTCGACATCAACCTCATTCGCAAAAACCCCGAATACGTCATCCGGGCATTGCAAAAACGCATGGACGACATCGACTTCACGGACCTGCTCGTCTGGGATGAAAAACGCCGCGCGCACATCGCAGAAACCGGACAGCTACGCGCAAAACGCAACAGCGTCTCCGCCCAAATCCCCGAAATAAAAAAAGCGGGCGGAGATATCGCCCAGATACAAACAGAAATGCGCGACGTCTCGACCCGCATCAAAACCATTGAAACCGAACTCGCGGAAATCGAGCAAAACATCCATCTGTTTATCGAAAGCCTCCCCAACATACCCGCAGACGACGTACCCCCCGGAGACAAAGAAAACAACCGCGTCGTACGCACCTGGGGCGAAAAACCCGCACCCGACTTTGATCCTCAGGACCACATCGAACTCGTCACCCATCTGCGCCTGATCGACTACGAACGCGGCGTCAAAATGGGCGGAACCGGATTCTGGCTTTACATCGGCGACGGCGCACGCCTCGAATGGGCACTGCTCAACTACTTCATCGACAGCCACATTGACGACGGCTACGAATTTGTACTCCCCCCACACATACTCAACGAAGCATGTGGCTTTACCGCCGGACAATTCCCCAAATTTGCCGACGACGTATTCCACCTCAAAACCGGCGACGACAAAGTGCAATTCCTCTTGCCCACCTCAGAAACCGCATTGATCAACCTCTACCGGGACGAAATCATCCCCGAACAAGACCTGCCCAAAAAATTCTTCTCCTACACCCCCTGTTATCGCAAAGAAGCCGGCAGTTATCGGGCACAGGAACGGGGCATGATTCGCGGTCACCAATTCAACAAAATCGAAATGTTCCAATTCACCCGCCCCGAAGACTCCGAAGACGCGCTCGAAGAACTCATCCACAAAGCCGAACAACTCACCCGGGACCTGGGCCTGCATCACCGCGTCTCCATGCTCGCCGCAAAAGACGTCAGCGCATCCATGGCCAAAACCTACGACATCGAAGTCTGGATCCCCAGCATGAACGAATACAAAGAAGTCAGTTCCGCCTCCAATGCCAGCGACTATCAGGCCAGACGCGGCAGCATCCGATTCAAACGCACAGAAACCGGCAAAAACGAACTCGTACACACCCTCAACGCCTCGGGCCTGGCGACCAGCCGCATCATCCCCGCGATCGTCGAACAAAACCAGAACAGTGACGGCAGCGTCACCATCCCCGAAATCCTGCGCCCCTATCTGGGGGGAAAAGAAATTTTTGAACCCGTGGATTAG
- a CDS encoding oligosaccharide flippase family protein, whose translation MKKPPTEKSAIQRIAHGAIQTFGSTYPARLINFAVLLLLYQILVPKDFGAITTAYSILALVIAIRDLGLHYALLHEHDRVHDLAPTHFVLSIGLGSISTLFALCIALYSEHLFELTHTFNTYLGFTDTLTYPKVAIALGILGAFELLRTAALTAETQLQRDLEFGRLAVAHAGGTTLAALVGLAVAYLGYGKWALILGFFPYSVTYILFYCTVVWLRHPPPLNQLHTFNAQAAQRMIRYGIWFWIGGIPKIFVQHYDKLIISLFFGLSLRGIYDAAHNFAQIPSGAITMVIVRITATVYARYQNNRDQLSAAYRRTTRLILRTTVPISLVLALEANRWIHIFKPDWAPAAPLLQWLIIYSLCRPILDDVHALFYSIGSPKSIAKFASAQALILLILAPYLAHHMEAIGIAISMNAIAIVGLILALILVRAYVDIPIAKTYAPPLIAAAIGTGMHYALAEWLNTLPIPMGVLAGSAIFTTGYAIGLLIVERKTLIDEIKTVIRAIKS comes from the coding sequence ATGAAAAAACCACCAACTGAAAAATCCGCCATCCAGCGCATAGCGCACGGCGCAATACAAACCTTCGGCAGCACCTATCCCGCGCGACTCATCAACTTCGCCGTCCTCCTGCTGCTCTATCAGATCCTCGTACCCAAAGACTTTGGCGCCATCACAACGGCCTATTCCATCCTCGCCCTCGTCATCGCCATCCGCGACCTCGGATTGCACTACGCCCTCTTGCACGAACACGACCGCGTCCACGACCTCGCCCCCACCCATTTTGTACTCAGCATTGGCCTGGGCAGCATCAGCACACTCTTCGCCCTGTGCATCGCCCTCTATTCCGAACACCTGTTTGAACTCACCCACACATTCAACACCTACCTCGGCTTTACAGATACCCTAACCTACCCCAAAGTCGCCATAGCCCTGGGCATATTGGGCGCTTTCGAACTCCTCCGAACAGCCGCACTCACCGCAGAAACCCAGCTTCAACGCGACCTCGAATTTGGACGCCTCGCCGTTGCACATGCAGGAGGAACCACTCTCGCAGCCCTCGTCGGCCTCGCCGTTGCCTACCTCGGATATGGCAAATGGGCACTCATCCTCGGATTCTTCCCGTACAGCGTCACCTATATCCTCTTCTATTGCACCGTCGTCTGGCTCCGCCATCCCCCTCCCCTGAACCAGCTACACACCTTCAACGCGCAAGCCGCGCAGCGCATGATCCGCTACGGTATCTGGTTCTGGATCGGCGGCATACCCAAAATCTTCGTCCAACACTACGACAAACTCATCATCAGCCTGTTCTTCGGGTTAAGCCTGCGCGGCATATACGACGCCGCACACAATTTTGCACAAATACCCAGCGGGGCCATCACCATGGTCATCGTACGCATCACCGCCACAGTGTACGCGCGCTACCAGAACAACCGCGACCAACTCTCCGCAGCATACCGCCGAACCACGCGCCTCATCCTCCGCACCACAGTCCCCATCTCCCTCGTACTCGCGCTCGAAGCCAACCGATGGATACATATCTTCAAACCCGACTGGGCACCTGCCGCCCCCCTGCTTCAATGGCTCATCATCTACTCCCTCTGTCGCCCCATACTCGACGACGTACACGCCCTGTTCTACAGCATCGGCAGCCCAAAAAGCATTGCAAAATTCGCCTCGGCTCAAGCCCTCATCCTCCTCATCCTCGCCCCCTACCTCGCCCATCACATGGAAGCAATCGGCATTGCCATAAGCATGAACGCCATCGCCATCGTCGGCCTCATCCTCGCACTCATCCTCGTCCGCGCATATGTCGATATCCCCATCGCCAAAACTTATGCCCCCCCACTCATCGCCGCAGCCATTGGCACGGGCATGCACTATGCCCTTGCCGAATGGCTCAACACATTGCCAATCCCAATGGGCGTCCTCGCAGGCAGCGCGATCTTCACCACGGGTTATGCCATCGGCCTCCTCATCGTCGAACGCAAAACACTCATCGACGAAATCAAAACCGTCATCCGCGCCATCAAATCATGA
- a CDS encoding SDR family NAD(P)-dependent oxidoreductase, whose product MTTKNILITGGMGFVGSYLADELIQRGHRVRIFDNLDPQVHPNRELPDYANPHAEFIQGDVRDYDALKKALQGIEIIFHKAAAVGVGQSQYEIKKYVDINTGGTANLLDILVNNKHNIEKLIVAASQTSYGEGRYTCAEHGTQHPGLRPENQLKNAHWEHKCPICNQDMPPAPVPENTERICHTIYAQTKTHQEDMVLNIGRAYKIPSIALRYFNIFGPRQSLSNPYTGVTAIFMSRLKNNKRPVIYEDGKQSRDFISVHDIVRANILAMEKSEGDYQAFNVGSGIGTSIEHIARTLSNILGTEHLAPDIPGTYRQGDTRHSIADISRIKKTLGFKPSVSFQHGMEELVEWGRDREAIDGFAKAQNALQKRGLI is encoded by the coding sequence ATGACCACCAAAAACATCCTCATCACCGGCGGCATGGGATTCGTCGGCTCCTACCTCGCCGATGAACTCATCCAACGCGGACACCGCGTCCGCATCTTTGACAACCTGGACCCTCAGGTACACCCCAACCGCGAACTGCCGGACTACGCCAACCCCCATGCCGAATTTATCCAGGGCGATGTGCGCGATTACGACGCCTTAAAAAAAGCCCTTCAAGGCATTGAAATCATCTTTCACAAAGCCGCCGCCGTTGGCGTGGGACAATCGCAATACGAAATCAAAAAATACGTTGACATCAACACCGGCGGCACCGCGAACCTGCTCGACATCCTCGTCAACAACAAACACAACATAGAAAAACTCATCGTCGCAGCCTCGCAAACCAGCTACGGCGAGGGCCGCTACACCTGTGCAGAACACGGCACGCAACACCCGGGTCTCCGCCCAGAAAACCAGCTAAAAAATGCCCACTGGGAACACAAGTGTCCCATATGTAACCAGGACATGCCCCCAGCGCCTGTACCTGAAAATACCGAACGCATCTGCCACACCATCTACGCACAAACCAAAACGCATCAAGAAGACATGGTCCTCAACATAGGCCGCGCCTACAAAATCCCCTCAATAGCCCTGCGCTACTTCAACATCTTTGGACCCCGGCAGTCCCTCTCCAACCCCTACACGGGTGTAACCGCCATCTTCATGAGCCGCCTCAAAAACAACAAACGACCCGTCATCTACGAAGACGGCAAACAATCGCGCGACTTCATCTCCGTCCACGACATCGTACGGGCCAACATCCTCGCCATGGAAAAATCTGAAGGAGATTATCAGGCCTTCAACGTCGGCAGCGGAATCGGCACATCCATTGAACACATCGCCCGGACCCTGTCCAACATCCTGGGTACGGAACACCTCGCGCCCGACATCCCCGGAACCTATCGCCAGGGCGACACCCGCCACAGCATTGCCGACATCTCACGCATAAAAAAAACACTGGGCTTTAAGCCCAGTGTCAGTTTTCAACACGGCATGGAAGAACTCGTCGAATGGGGACGAGACCGCGAAGCCATAGACGGCTTTGCAAAAGCGCAAAACGCACTACAGAAAAGAGGCCTCATTTAA
- a CDS encoding glycosyltransferase family 4 protein encodes MKIQVYACHSGVHESLLREWVARDHEIYVTEGVGPWDDNQAPIPEGVKREEPSNPDVIWVGSTQDVGYALLYKWKKLRPTIPIVLTHWWVPSIRRLAGTVYKFAHQISVCEWGREYLLKHWNMDSAVMYCPVDPDIFALREEDPDPKRVLCVGNHFASRDIMGWEYLEPIIHKVYEQDPEVHFEFLGINPEIDPNNYPNVSKRAVLQNEMPDYQARARCVVITTTFNLIPHSLLGAMALGRNIVAFDLPSLHEVIEHEKSGYLIPRYDIDAFAKQILQLTSTPVNPEIGRKARENVLAKCDYRLVASQYEEFFKKVIK; translated from the coding sequence ATGAAAATTCAGGTCTATGCCTGCCATTCAGGTGTCCATGAAAGCTTATTGCGTGAATGGGTCGCACGCGATCATGAAATCTACGTCACCGAAGGCGTTGGACCGTGGGATGACAACCAGGCTCCGATACCCGAAGGCGTCAAACGCGAAGAGCCGAGCAATCCCGATGTTATATGGGTCGGCTCAACACAGGACGTGGGATACGCGTTGCTGTACAAATGGAAAAAACTCCGTCCCACTATTCCCATAGTACTCACCCACTGGTGGGTCCCATCAATCAGGCGACTTGCGGGAACCGTGTACAAATTTGCCCATCAAATCAGCGTATGCGAATGGGGCCGCGAATATCTCCTGAAACACTGGAACATGGACTCCGCAGTCATGTACTGCCCCGTAGATCCGGACATCTTCGCCTTAAGAGAAGAAGACCCCGACCCTAAGCGCGTCTTATGCGTGGGCAATCACTTTGCCTCCCGCGACATTATGGGCTGGGAATATCTGGAACCCATCATTCACAAAGTCTATGAACAAGACCCCGAAGTACACTTCGAATTCCTGGGCATCAATCCCGAAATTGACCCCAACAACTACCCCAATGTATCCAAGCGCGCCGTCCTCCAAAACGAAATGCCCGACTACCAGGCCAGAGCGCGGTGCGTTGTAATCACCACCACCTTCAACCTCATCCCGCATTCGCTATTGGGCGCAATGGCACTCGGGCGCAATATTGTCGCATTTGATCTCCCGTCCCTACATGAAGTCATCGAACACGAAAAAAGCGGGTACCTCATCCCCCGCTACGATATCGACGCCTTTGCCAAACAAATACTCCAACTCACCAGCACACCCGTCAATCCAGAAATAGGCCGCAAAGCACGCGAAAACGTATTGGCCAAATGCGACTATCGGCTCGTGGCATCGCAGTATGAAGAATTTTTTAAAAAAGTTATAAAATAA
- a CDS encoding NAD-dependent epimerase/dehydratase family protein produces MKTLLVTGSSGLIGSEVCIYFAEQGYAIHGIDNNQRAVFFGLQGDTRWNQKRLNSVLKHFHHHEIDIRDRAGICKLLSKIKPGAIVHAAAQPSHDLAARIPFDDFDTNAVGTLNLLEAARQTCPESPFIHMSTNKVYGDAPNHIPLKELDTRWDYDDPAYKHGIPETFTIDQSKHSLFGASKVAADIMVQEYGRYFSMPTCCLRGGCLTGPNHSGVELHGFLSYLVKCNMENRTYTIFGYKGKQVRDNIHALDVARFMWAFVQSPRFGEVYNLGGGKNNSCSILEAFDLVARYSEKKMQYTYTDQNREGDHICYYSDLRKMKSHYPNWDITKTLEDTFAEIVTSWQKRLRAT; encoded by the coding sequence ATGAAAACCCTCCTCGTCACTGGTTCATCGGGCCTCATAGGCTCAGAAGTCTGCATCTATTTTGCCGAACAGGGATATGCGATCCACGGCATAGATAACAACCAGCGCGCCGTCTTTTTTGGTCTCCAGGGAGACACCCGCTGGAATCAAAAGCGCTTAAACAGCGTCTTAAAACACTTCCACCACCACGAAATAGACATCCGCGACCGTGCGGGCATCTGCAAACTCCTATCCAAAATAAAACCCGGCGCCATCGTACACGCAGCCGCCCAACCCTCGCACGACCTCGCCGCACGCATCCCCTTCGACGACTTTGACACCAACGCCGTAGGTACACTCAACCTCCTGGAAGCCGCGCGTCAAACCTGTCCCGAATCCCCCTTTATCCACATGTCCACCAACAAAGTCTATGGCGATGCCCCCAACCACATTCCCTTAAAAGAACTGGACACCCGCTGGGATTACGACGACCCTGCATACAAACACGGCATCCCCGAAACATTTACCATTGACCAGTCCAAACACTCGCTCTTCGGCGCATCCAAAGTCGCCGCCGACATCATGGTGCAGGAATACGGGCGTTATTTTTCCATGCCCACCTGTTGCCTGCGCGGCGGATGCCTCACCGGACCCAATCACAGCGGCGTTGAACTACACGGCTTCTTGAGCTACCTGGTCAAATGCAACATGGAAAACCGCACATACACCATCTTCGGTTACAAAGGCAAACAGGTACGCGACAATATCCACGCCCTCGACGTCGCCCGTTTCATGTGGGCCTTTGTCCAATCGCCCCGATTCGGCGAAGTCTATAACCTCGGCGGCGGCAAAAACAACAGTTGCTCCATCCTCGAAGCCTTTGACCTCGTCGCCCGATACTCCGAAAAAAAAATGCAATACACCTACACCGACCAGAACCGCGAAGGCGATCATATATGCTATTACAGCGACCTTCGCAAAATGAAATCGCACTATCCCAACTGGGACATCACAAAAACCCTCGAAGACACCTTTGCCGAAATTGTCACAAGCTGGCAAAAACGGCTACGCGCAACATGA
- a CDS encoding glycosyltransferase family 4 protein yields the protein MPETILIGSLPPPLTGQTIAFQMVCEEFQERELPYRVINLSGGEHTRPEGGFTLRRFIQLLNPFFRALILLFGKKNLYLSAAQNWVGFLRDSIFILLATIGRQRIVIHVHGGNYDGFYASLSPWQQHAVRAFLKPVDTILILGKSLRGMFDFEPALRDKTRVVFNGLPYDIEDLSVEPKHLPSGERPKLLFLSNLIVSKGYLQVLEALHILVHDLETDAECHFCGSFVLASDICPYSTPEEAEADFLQRIEKLGLDEHAFWHGPVDGNRKLRFLQKSHFFLLPTRYVYEGQPISIIEALAFGLVVITTPYRTIPEMVEEGTVAELIPFDQPEKIARAIESYIREPGKFEAMSRASIDRYRETFTRKQHLNKLIPLILG from the coding sequence ATGCCAGAGACAATTTTGATCGGATCATTGCCTCCCCCTCTCACAGGACAAACCATTGCATTTCAGATGGTCTGCGAGGAATTTCAAGAGCGCGAGTTGCCATATCGGGTAATCAACCTCAGCGGAGGAGAACACACAAGGCCAGAGGGCGGCTTCACTCTAAGGCGGTTCATACAACTTCTCAACCCCTTCTTCAGAGCACTGATCCTGTTATTTGGCAAAAAAAATCTATACCTCAGTGCCGCTCAAAATTGGGTGGGATTTCTCAGAGACAGCATATTCATACTCCTGGCCACCATCGGCAGACAGCGCATTGTGATTCACGTACACGGAGGAAATTACGACGGCTTCTACGCCTCCCTCTCGCCCTGGCAACAACATGCGGTGCGCGCCTTTCTCAAACCTGTGGACACAATACTGATCCTTGGAAAAAGTCTGCGCGGCATGTTCGATTTTGAACCTGCCCTGCGGGATAAAACACGGGTCGTCTTTAACGGCCTGCCGTACGACATAGAGGACCTATCCGTTGAACCAAAGCATCTGCCATCGGGAGAACGCCCAAAGCTCCTCTTCCTCTCCAACTTGATCGTGAGCAAAGGCTACCTTCAGGTACTCGAAGCACTGCACATCCTGGTACATGACTTGGAAACCGACGCCGAATGTCATTTTTGCGGCAGCTTCGTCCTGGCATCCGACATCTGCCCGTACTCAACCCCCGAAGAAGCGGAAGCCGATTTTCTGCAGCGGATTGAAAAATTGGGACTGGACGAACACGCGTTCTGGCATGGTCCCGTCGATGGAAATCGAAAACTTCGTTTCCTCCAAAAAAGTCACTTCTTCTTACTTCCAACCCGCTATGTGTACGAAGGACAACCGATATCGATCATCGAAGCACTTGCATTTGGGCTGGTTGTGATTACAACACCCTATCGCACGATACCGGAAATGGTAGAAGAAGGTACGGTCGCGGAATTGATTCCCTTTGATCAACCTGAGAAAATCGCACGCGCAATCGAATCGTACATCCGAGAACCAGGCAAGTTTGAAGCGATGAGTCGGGCATCCATTGACCGATACCGCGAGACCTTTACCCGAAAACAACACCTGAATAAGTTGATACCTCTTATTTTAGGGTAA
- a CDS encoding glycosyltransferase family 2 protein, with protein sequence MPDLSLVIPLLNEEESLRPLMEQIRGVLSTQNRTYEVIFIDDGSTDGSITVLEDLHNTYPEVKVIQFRRNFGKAAAYTAGFQRARGTYIITMDADLQDDPAEIPNLLSKIEEGYDLVSGWKKKRFDPLGKTLPSKFFNWVTGFVSGIDIHDFNCGLKIYRNEVTKDIRVLGELHRYIPVLAHLEGYRIGEIPVQHHPRQYGVTKYGWGRLLKGFFDLLTVMYIGKYMGRPLHLFGTVGLIFGITGMLVNAYIASLWFQTGTIQYRYPLLMLGVFLTVLGVQFVCTGLLADMLTRGPQPNEKFNIRKILE encoded by the coding sequence ATGCCCGACCTCAGCCTCGTCATACCCCTGCTCAACGAAGAAGAAAGCCTGCGCCCGCTCATGGAACAAATCCGCGGCGTACTCTCTACCCAGAACCGCACCTACGAAGTCATCTTCATCGACGACGGCAGCACCGATGGGTCAATCACCGTATTGGAAGACCTCCACAACACCTATCCCGAAGTCAAAGTCATCCAATTCCGACGCAACTTTGGCAAAGCCGCCGCTTATACCGCCGGATTTCAACGCGCACGCGGCACATACATCATCACCATGGACGCCGACCTGCAAGACGACCCGGCAGAAATTCCCAACCTCCTGTCCAAAATCGAAGAAGGCTATGACCTCGTCTCGGGATGGAAGAAAAAACGCTTTGACCCCCTGGGCAAAACCCTCCCCTCCAAATTCTTCAACTGGGTCACCGGCTTTGTATCGGGCATAGACATACACGACTTTAATTGCGGCCTCAAAATCTATCGCAACGAAGTCACAAAAGACATACGCGTACTCGGCGAACTCCACCGCTACATCCCCGTACTCGCCCACCTGGAGGGATATCGCATCGGTGAAATCCCCGTCCAGCATCACCCGCGACAATACGGCGTAACCAAATACGGCTGGGGACGCCTGCTCAAAGGCTTCTTTGACCTTCTCACCGTCATGTACATCGGCAAATACATGGGCCGTCCCCTTCACCTCTTTGGCACAGTGGGCCTCATCTTTGGCATCACGGGCATGCTCGTCAACGCATACATCGCATCCCTCTGGTTCCAAACCGGCACCATTCAATACCGGTATCCCCTGCTCATGCTCGGGGTTTTCCTCACCGTACTCGGCGTACAATTCGTCTGCACGGGCCTGCTCGCCGACATGTTGACCCGGGGTCCCCAGCCCAATGAAAAATTCAACATTCGAAAAATTTTGGAATAA
- a CDS encoding glycosyltransferase family 39 protein: MNKKRSKHQQKTSSPFFNLAQHESKPYFLPALGLCGLLMGILLFDANLSLTGDNAQFINLGRSLADGYGLSETIEGEPIPHTKYPFGFPLLLAITDIIFPGNLIALKSLVVLLYAISIPLTYLLIRRFASPPMALGVSALCLASPLLLDYSHQVMSEIPFLLCSLIALLLLHRARASNTLSTLALAIIAIIAAYYIRSAGIILIATGIIYFALHKKWKEAGLIAIGSFLLALPWQIRNASLGGTPYIKQLLSINPYRPEEGMLTFTALIERILANLELYGMLVIPYILLPFSIDTSAFVGVGLFFSALILYALIVGLIKRHLLIVYLTCYLGLYILWPDMWSDTRFLVPAIPILFYAILTSMDELLRLLARALKKTASRAGTVLFFLFLLGSNILETNYLTERIGWLPPNWDTYFAAAEWIKNNTEPDVKIACRKPYLMNAIANRKATGYAWKTPDEVIAEFEQKNIDIVVIDQIGYQSTSEFLVPAVQAHENRFKIIHIARNPNTYVLKFK; encoded by the coding sequence ATGAACAAAAAACGCTCAAAACATCAACAAAAGACATCCTCTCCTTTCTTTAACCTCGCGCAGCACGAAAGCAAACCCTATTTCTTGCCTGCACTCGGCCTGTGCGGTTTGCTCATGGGCATCCTCCTCTTTGACGCAAACCTCTCCCTCACTGGCGACAATGCCCAATTCATCAACCTGGGCCGATCCCTTGCCGATGGGTATGGACTCTCGGAAACCATCGAAGGCGAACCCATCCCACACACCAAATACCCCTTTGGATTTCCGCTCCTCCTCGCCATCACCGACATCATCTTCCCGGGCAACCTCATCGCACTCAAAAGCCTCGTTGTCCTCCTCTACGCCATCTCAATCCCCCTCACCTATCTCCTCATCCGCCGCTTTGCCAGTCCCCCCATGGCACTCGGCGTAAGCGCGCTATGTCTCGCCTCTCCCCTCCTCCTGGATTATTCGCATCAGGTCATGTCCGAAATCCCCTTTCTCCTGTGCTCTCTCATTGCGCTTCTCCTCCTCCACCGCGCACGCGCATCCAATACCCTATCTACACTCGCACTTGCAATCATCGCCATAATCGCAGCCTACTACATCCGCAGCGCGGGCATCATCCTCATCGCCACCGGCATCATCTACTTTGCCCTGCACAAAAAATGGAAAGAAGCGGGACTCATCGCCATAGGCAGTTTTCTCCTCGCCCTGCCCTGGCAAATCCGCAACGCATCACTCGGCGGCACCCCCTATATCAAACAACTCCTCAGCATAAACCCCTATCGTCCGGAAGAGGGCATGCTCACATTCACCGCCCTGATCGAACGCATCCTCGCAAATCTCGAACTCTACGGCATGCTCGTCATCCCCTACATCTTGCTACCCTTTTCTATCGACACCAGCGCTTTTGTCGGCGTCGGACTCTTCTTCTCCGCCCTGATCCTCTATGCCCTGATCGTCGGACTCATAAAACGGCATTTGCTCATCGTGTATCTCACCTGCTATCTGGGCCTCTACATCCTCTGGCCTGATATGTGGTCCGACACGCGCTTTCTCGTCCCGGCCATACCCATCCTCTTCTACGCCATCCTCACCAGCATGGACGAACTGCTCCGACTTCTCGCCCGAGCACTCAAAAAAACCGCCTCGCGCGCGGGCACTGTACTATTTTTTCTCTTTCTCCTCGGCTCAAATATCCTTGAGACCAACTACCTCACCGAACGCATCGGATGGTTGCCACCCAACTGGGACACTTACTTTGCCGCTGCAGAATGGATAAAAAACAACACCGAACCCGATGTCAAAATCGCCTGCCGCAAGCCGTATCTCATGAACGCGATTGCCAACCGCAAAGCTACGGGCTATGCATGGAAAACCCCAGATGAGGTGATTGCCGAATTTGAACAAAAAAACATCGACATCGTCGTCATCGACCAGATCGGATATCAATCCACATCCGAATTTCTCGTCCCCGCGGTCCAGGCACATGAAAACCGCTTTAAAATCATCCACATCGCGCGCAATCCCAACACCTACGTCTTAAAATTCAAATGA
- a CDS encoding glycosyltransferase family 1 protein: MEAAVRPYTGLGRFSLNLSQALLKLNEDLTFGFYGSNIEMHRGMCYRANPLHRIFPTLLPKSKIWHAMHQEFLYIPKYSDLVLTIHDLNNMCMNKSESFKKRFLRQLEEKIEHVEERGGHIVFISKFAQQQALHYFDIPEDKMSVVYNGVTFSESIVKPTFQIPEKYFLTIGVVAEKKNFHTLIDLMELRDESLIIVGDTRTTHLNRERPYANMIRKQIKEKNLENRVFLVGTVNEAEKSYLIENCNAFVFPSLLEGFGIPPIESMAKGKPTFVSRKTSLPEICGNHAHYFTSFDPHKMADVIEVGLKNFNESKANKMIEWANQYSWDRAAKSYLDIYKKLRDTQQNA; this comes from the coding sequence ATGGAAGCAGCCGTGCGTCCCTATACCGGACTTGGACGATTTAGTCTGAATCTAAGTCAGGCTCTGTTAAAGCTAAATGAAGACCTGACTTTTGGCTTTTACGGTTCCAATATCGAAATGCACAGGGGCATGTGTTACCGGGCCAATCCCCTGCATCGGATTTTTCCCACGCTACTCCCCAAATCTAAAATTTGGCATGCCATGCACCAGGAATTCCTATATATTCCCAAATATTCAGACCTCGTGTTAACCATTCATGACCTGAACAATATGTGCATGAACAAGTCTGAGAGTTTCAAAAAGCGGTTTCTTCGCCAATTGGAAGAAAAAATAGAACACGTGGAGGAAAGAGGAGGACATATTGTCTTCATTTCAAAATTTGCTCAGCAGCAAGCCCTTCACTACTTTGATATTCCCGAAGACAAGATGTCTGTCGTCTATAACGGCGTGACCTTCAGTGAAAGCATAGTCAAACCCACCTTTCAAATCCCAGAAAAATATTTCCTGACTATTGGTGTCGTTGCAGAAAAAAAGAACTTCCATACGCTAATTGATTTAATGGAACTGCGCGATGAGTCTCTCATCATCGTGGGTGATACACGCACCACACATTTAAATAGAGAAAGACCTTATGCAAACATGATCCGCAAGCAAATAAAAGAAAAAAATTTAGAAAATCGGGTTTTCCTGGTCGGCACAGTGAACGAAGCAGAAAAATCCTATCTCATTGAAAATTGTAATGCCTTCGTATTCCCATCACTTTTGGAGGGATTTGGCATTCCGCCTATTGAAAGTATGGCAAAGGGAAAACCAACATTCGTCTCTCGCAAGACCAGCCTGCCCGAAATTTGCGGGAACCACGCGCATTATTTTACGAGTTTTGATCCTCATAAAATGGCAGATGTCATTGAGGTGGGTCTCAAAAATTTTAATGAATCTAAAGCCAACAAAATGATCGAATGGGCCAACCAATACAGCTGGGACAGAGCCGCAAAGTCTTATCTGGATATTTACAAAAAACTTCGGGATACACAACAAAACGCATGA